A window of the Lactuca sativa cultivar Salinas chromosome 5, Lsat_Salinas_v11, whole genome shotgun sequence genome harbors these coding sequences:
- the LOC122196332 gene encoding F-box protein At5g49610 — protein KPNCSTTSAYQYFQQEKTIQLFWYDIRNFPDSLLIEILARLPVKSIFSFKSVCKHWQTLISHPSFCRFYYSVRNSNAALSSRPFRILRRYSGLPNFKEFVNRLGTEIDSMSEFSVHFLSINKKQYDRFRVLAMSNGLILCCWRSPTPFVYYICDPLTRQWITLPRCRLNYHYTFKEGLITRVNKDHMLTGYTVVRFNHFESDYLNLEMLTSETGKWISYKLPSSIPLLEDAGGPIYCYGALHWRVCNCEGFDGLLAFNPYKDPKSVRLISLPDERDLRREYELCGESQGTLRYF, from the coding sequence AAACCGAATTGTTCAACTACTTCTGCATACCAATATTTCCAGCAAGAGAAAACAATACAATTGTTTTGGTATGATATTCGAAACTTTCCTGATTCGCTGCTTATAGAAATTCTCGCTAGATTACCCGTGAAATCGATTTTTAGTTTTAAAAGTGTGTGCAAGCAttggcaaaccctaatttctcaccCTTCCTTCTGCCGATTCTATTACTCGGTTCGCAATTCCAATGCAGCATTGTCCTCGCGGCCTTTCAGAATCTTGCGTAGGTACTCTGGCCTACCGAACTTCAAGGAGTTTGTTAATCGTCTTGGTACTGAAATCGACAGTATGTCCGAATTCTCTGTTCATTTTCTTTCTATCAATAAAAAACAATATGATCGATTCAGGGTTTTAGCTATGAGTAATGGTTTGATTCTGTGTTGTTGGCGTTCTCCAACACCGTTTGTTTACTACATCTGTGATCCACTCACTCGACAATGGATCACTTTACCTAGATGTAGACTCAACTACCACTATACCTTCAAGGAAGGGCTTATTACTAGGGTTAATAAAGATCATATGCTTACAGGTTATACAGTTGTTAGGTTCAACCATTTTGAATCGGATTATCTCAATTTAGAGATGTTAACATCCGAAACAGGCAAATGGATCAGCTACAAGCTACCTTCCTCTATTCCCTTACTGGAAGATGCCGGTGGCCCAATCTATTGTTATGGGGCTCTCCATTGGCGAGTTTGTAATTGTGAGGGGTTTGATGGCCTGCTTGCGTTTAATCCTTACAAAGATCCAAAATCTGTTCGCCTAATTTCACTCCCAGATGAAAGAGATCTCAGGAGAGAGTATGAATTATGTGGTGAGAGCCAAGGGACCCTTCGCTATTTCTAG